The genomic stretch GAGTAGTATCTCTGCAGAGGGTTGTGTTTatacaaatttttatttactCTGAGATAGTAACATAATTTTTGTTACCGGTGGTCAGGTGTGTCTATGGCTCAAGGAACCTTGTTTGTCCCTTATTTCCTATGCCATGTTACATCGTATTCTGCGATCTTGCATAGAACAGGTAAAGTGCCTGCATGTTTCCTGAGAACCTTTTTCCATCGTCTTTTTTCTGAGTCCTTTATTTACTCAACTGCAACTTTTATCAAGTTGACACTTGTCTTCTACCCTGTATTCTTAATCATGCTGTTTTTTGCAAAGAGATAATAAGCACCTAGAATTTTGCCTCAGTCATTTTCGTTCAGCCTATATATTCATCTCTTTTCAAATAATCTCTGCCTTTCTACCACTTGCTGTCAAGAGCAGAGTGATGTTCCCGATGACTACTCTTTAGCTAAAATTTCAGTTCATCTTTCATAATCCAGTATTTATAACTGATATTCCTCACTATATGAAAGCTTAGAGTCTATGAAACTCCTCATGACTTTCTGGCTCTAGGCACATAAGGCCTTCACAGATCCTGGAATTCACCCTGTATGTTTGTATAGCCAAAACCAGAGCAATGTTTTTACCTCATGGGGTGCTGGCAGGGCTACAGTTCAGAAGGAGGTGCAATGtgtttatttcttctctgaagcTGGGGGCTGAGTGAGGAACTGGGACTATATCATTAATTTTACTGGGATTATATCATTCTCCTTTACACAGTTCCCTGCTCAAATCTGAGCATATAAcccatattttctcccaaaactCTGAAATGCACATATTTTGTTGCTGAGGCACCTATAAAATTACATCAGTTGTAGAAGATGTTTGGCTTTCCATCATATAATTCGGTAAAAATAGGTATTAATTTCTATGCCATGCTGTGAGTAGATTAATTATGCTTCTCCCCCAAAACAGTGCTgagataatgaaaaaattaatcattACTGTGGAACTTATTGATGATAACCCAGCAAAACAGAATCAAGAACTACCAAAATCcttagaataattaaaataataatactactattaaaaaataaacactactATTAAGAAATGGCTTTCTTAAAAGCACTCACATATATGCtagattttactatttttcttttgttattggTGCTTCAAAGTGTGTTTAACACAGCTAGCTCTCTGTCCAATATATCTCCAACTTTTTGAGATCTAAAAGAGGGCTAAAATGAATTATATTCTTTTCCTGGAATTGCGTGTATGTGTATCCTACATAAACAGTgcataatttttttataaattagaCCCTTAATTTTCACAATTTCTGAGGCATTTATATGCATGTCTCCAAAACTAATAGCACCTTTCCTCACCTACAAATaggacagaaatattttcacttaatACCTTCAGAAGCTTGCACTTTGAGGTTTCAAGTGAAAAGCTAACTAATTTTTGTAAAGTAAATTCAGAGatttatgctttcttttgcctAAAGGAAGATGAACAATTGTGTACATTTTAATCAAAATGAGTGTCTGTGTGAAATTGTAGACACAAGACCAAATATCCTGCACAAAAATGATATGTCAATACAAAACAGAAGTAGCTTTTCACTAAATAAGTAAGAAAGGGAGGTGAGAACTGGTATGAAGTTACCTGTCTGCAAAGACCTGAAGTCTCCTCTCAGTAGACCATCAAACAACTAATGACTTGCCAGTAAATCCAGTCATCTACTTTGAAGTCATTGCCATGAAACTGACTGAAGCCACAAAAGCCAAGGGTAAGTATCCATTTAACATCAGCAGGTTCTGCATCTAGTCCCTTTAGGAAGAAGGCTTCACAGTCCAATCCAGATCCTTCAGCCATACAGGAACACATAATTCAAACAAACTAATTGCCACTCATATTAGCAATGAAAATCTTAAATCCTTTTATGTACAGGCAGATTTTAGCTTAGTTTGAATTAGTGAGGTCTGAACGTACTTTGTGTTCAAAAGTATATGTTGAAGTACAATATAGTCAGCTATCACAGGAGGAAACAACTTctgtatatattttaattcagGTGTTTATTGTATTTTAGAGATGGTACCCACCAATTTTCATCTATTAGCCTTAACTTTTACATCCATATTATAATTGTTTATACAGACACAATGTATCTTTTTGATCTAGTGGgcatacaaaagagaaaaaagtttcagTGTGCTTCACTCAGGTACGtctctttttaaacaaatctttgaGTTTATATTCTTCTTAACGTTAGTGGCAAGTACAGTTTGGGCAGATTATTTCAACAGACTTTAACAATACTCCAAAAGATGAACACAAAGTATCTTCCTAAATAAGAGTAGGAAATACTTCTGGATTAGATATACttttgaaacaaaactgtttGTCACTAGAAGGCTTTATAGTCTGGTTTGCCTTACTCTTGATTGTCCAGACTCATAGTTTGATGGACCCATTTGCATGGTGTCACTACCTCTGTAATCTCAATTTtgtatcactgaaataaaaaactgTAGATAGTAATTTAACTTAGAGTCTTGCCACGAGGCAAAAATCTGTTCCCATCCAATATTGTGACTGATCATTATTACCACAAAACCTGGCCTGCGTCTTGAAGACATATTTCTAATGGAAGTCATAAATGCTGCCTTCTGAGCTATACTGCAGATTAAATATTGGTTTCTCTTTCTGAAGGATCTTCAAGAGCTTTATCAGCTCTGCTGGAAGCATCTTCATTCTCATTGTTTGTTAATGGTTCTGCTTCCTTTGAGTCAGCGTTCTTTTGTGCTTTCTGCTTCTCATCTTCTAACTTCTTTTCTTTTGACAAAAGCCTGTAGTTAATGGCATTGCCAATGAACAACCAGATGCTGGCCACAATCACAATAACTCCACAGACAAAATACATGTACTGATATTCACCAGTAACATCCACTAACCAACCTGAAATACAAagacaagaagagagaaaaagattcTTTAGAACATCATCCCCGATATGATCCAGATTTCTCCCTAGGAGAAGTACCTATATATTGCTTGGTTTTGAAGTCGgagcagaaaagcattttcaaCATGTTCAAATTGTCTAACATATACAGTGGAACTCTAACGAAACCTATATTAGTCAAGGTAGCAGTTGTAATCAGAATCACTGACAATGATAAAATATTGAAGAACAAAGTAAGGCTTAATGAATAATGACAGACAGTTTTTAgctatttcattttcattccttCATTGCCTTATTTTATTCACCTCCTAATTTTGTTTCCTATTGTTTTGGAGTGACTGCCTGACACCCACAGAGGCGGCATACAGACAATAGGATGAAGAGGTATGTGCCTTTTTAGGCTGCTGTCACTGTGCATCAACtgcctgctttttgttttttctttcctgtgactGGCGAAAGAAATAGAAAGGCTTGTCCCTTCAACTACCATGCTCAACTGCTGAGTTTTAAACTATAAAGCCTGTACCTAAAAATTACATCCACACCTCTGAGATTAATTTGGTCATGACAAGGAAAGTAACATATAACTGTTCTTCCACTTATATAAGCCATTCTTTCTAAATTTTCCCAACTCCCAAATCAACATTTGTACATATCCAATTATTTAGCTCTGACCTCTGCTATGCTATCATTGAAACTCACAGGACAACCCGTGCACTTCAATTTAGTATGTATTTAGATGTTTTTACTGGGCTGAAGCCATAATGCTAGCCTATTCACCTGATACACATTTACAAGCCATCAaatgattttattcttttctttatttcacaAACCTAGCATTATAAAATTCAAATAGCACTGCAAGTGTATAATTCACCTATTAGTGTAAATAGTACAATTTCCCACTTTTTATCAATGAGCAATCTCATAAAACTGATGATCAAAATGAAACTCTGTGTTAGCATTACTTCAGCGTAATATTTTAAAGGATATTAACTAGTCAAAACTGGAATTTACATTTTCCATGTGTTCATCCCCTTTGTTGTCTCTATTTAACAAGATAAATCAATTATTCATACAGTTATAGCACAAACAAGCTTTTCAAAATTCCTGAAAAGCtaatatactgaaaaataaatagttgtGCATGCTATTGCTCCataaatattaaatttaatatCTTTAGAGTTAATGTTGATTTCAGAACCTGACTGGAAAGGCTGGACTCCAGCGGTCACAGGCTCAGTCCCCCCACTAGGTGGCACAGAAAGAGTCTGTGTAAGAAGAACGTATTTTGTTCTACCATTACCAAAATGAATTGGCACGTTAAAAGATGAGGGAAATATGGACCATCTTGAGGACTATTAAATATTTACTTGTACAAATATTATTGTACTGAAGTGAGTGGAATTGTTTTGGCATATTTAAAACTTCACTCAACAATGCTATTTTCATAGAAATGCTGACAGCAATCcttaaaatactttaatatgTATAAATGGTTTTAGGTATAAGTAATCTTGCTGACTTTTGTGGCACAGTTTATGTGGGTATAGTGTATGTTCACAAGGCAGGTAATCTCATTATCTCTATATTTTCATATTGTTGGGCTTATACCACAACATAGACACATACATTTAACCaataattttcaataaaatttgaGCATCTGTTTCTTTAGTCTCTTGTCAGAAAGCATAAGATTACAAAACTTACTAATATCATTACTAAATACTGACTGAAAAGTTAGCAAACAAAATACTTTGGATAAGACTCTTCATCATTTTTGGTTCTAGAAGCCCACAAGTTATGAGTATAGTCCAAGCTATATACCTAGGTTCCCTTTAAGTTTCTCTTACACTCAAATGAGTGAAGTTGGCAACTTTATCATCTTTCAGTCAGTTCACACTCTGAATTGCCTTACACATATCTGTTGGCTATAGAAACAGGCTAAAGAACTGGCTGTGAGAAGGGATGTGCTGTGAAATCATGTCAGGACCCAACGCTTGACAGCACCACTCTGGAATTCCACCATGCGCACAACCTGCCTGGGCTGCTGAGCATGCCTCTGTCCTTTCTGACACAACCCTGCTGGATTGTCTCTAGAAATGCCAATCCTCTCCATTTAGACAAACTAAAgttgctattttaaatttaatcaaGTGCTTCTCTAGCTGCCACTGTTAGAAAAACTATAAGCCACTCTGTGAGATCTTCACAGAAAATGACTAGTGGATTCAACCAATTCAAGAGAGTAAGAACTGTGGGAAATTGGAGCTGAATACACATAAATGAATGTTGCAAAGTTAGCACTCCACGCTATCAGGAAAGCATACGTTTATCACCTGGATTTATGGGCCAGTAAAGATATGTTCTTAATCTCACTCTTACATATGCACGCAATGTATGCCTTTAGATTCTCACGTGGATCTGTAGCTGTAAAGCCCAAAGATAACTGATGCAGTGCACTGCTGCTACAGTACATTCCTAGTCACAGCAAAACATTAAATAACATTAAGAACAATGTTTATATTAATTCAAAGATAAATTGCAAGATTATGCTATAATGCCTGAACAAATGGAATAAAAGAGATTCTTACCTCCTAGAGGAGGGCCTATGAGCACAGGGCAACATTCCACAATGGTGACAAGTCCAACCGCACTGGAAAATCTGGCAGCCCCAACAAGGTCCATCAATGTCTCAAAAAGAACGCTGCTAACCATTCCAAATGCAAACCCAAAAAATACAGCATATATCACCAAGCCAGTGTAATTTGTTGCCAGAGGGCACAAGATATGACAGACACCATTATACAAGACAGCAAAACTAAAAAAGTACTGAATCTTTGGCCGGATGAACTTGGAGTTTGCTACAAGTCCCATTGAAGGCCTAGCAAACATGTCTACAAAGGCTAAGATAGATagcaaaaaagcagcagaataTTCATCAATTCCCTTGTGCTTAGCATAAGGAGCCAAGAATACTATTGGAGCGAAGAAACCGATAAACATAATGACATTTCCTGACAGATAGATCAGAAACCCTCTGTGTTTGAAGAGGGACAGATCTAGATATTTATTCATAGTTTGCCAAAAAGACTTGTTGGTTTTGTTCAAGGTAGAATCTACTGTGCCTTTTTCAACATCTTTTTTCACAGGAGGGACTGTTTTCGGTCCAACAGGTCTCATAAGTGACCCAGCCACACAGCAGTTCAAAAGAAGTCCTCCCAGAATGAGAAAGCTTCCTTTCCAGCCAAACGCATTAAAGAGGAATTGATTGAGAGGTGCCAATGTGCTCAGAAACACTGGACTTCCAGCCATGGCCAATCCATTAGCAATGGGACGCTTCTTATAGAAATACTTGCCAATCATGGTCAAGGCAGGCTGTAAGTTGAATGCTAAACCCATACCTAAACAACACATAAAAGACAGTATTATTGTCATGCACTGAAAAACATATTACCCCtctttcaagttatttttaaaaagatcagtGTCTAATCCAGTGATTCCCAATGAAGACAGAAACCAGCTAGCATCAGAGAATGAAATACAGCTTCATTGCTGTCTATATGTGTTAATGCCAAGGCCATGTCATGGTGGCATTCTGCCATTTCCTCCTGTAGCACTGCAATAAAAGCCAAAACTCCTCATTGTGTTTCAGCAATGACAGAGACAGGGGAATCACAGAGGAATGAAGGCATCAGCACCTTGACTCaccatttttatatttaataagcTATAATGCAATTCTCTCTTGCCTCATTTCACAAAAGTTATTAAATGTCACCTCAGCTACAATGAATGTAGGGTGCATTTAAATGCATCAGTCTCCTCACTTCTTATTTCCAGCCCTATTCAAGACCAAACTTCTGTACAAAAGTGGAGCTTAAAATGGCTAATGTTTTAGGAGCACATTTAGCTCCACTTCCCCAGGTATGGAAGTCACTACTAAAGGTGGAAGAGTTGTAGAGGACATACATGGGAGCAGACCACCCATCCACAtcattagaaatagtgtgaccagca from Athene noctua chromosome 3, bAthNoc1.hap1.1, whole genome shotgun sequence encodes the following:
- the SLC16A7 gene encoding monocarboxylate transporter 2, whose translation is MSPPPAAPQYPPPDGGWGWVVVFGAFISIGFSYAFPKAITVFFKEIQEIFHTSYSEIAWISSIMLAVMYAGGPISSILVNKYGSRPVMIAGGILCSFGMIASSFCNSVLELYLCIGVVGGMGLAFNLQPALTMIGKYFYKKRPIANGLAMAGSPVFLSTLAPLNQFLFNAFGWKGSFLILGGLLLNCCVAGSLMRPVGPKTVPPVKKDVEKGTVDSTLNKTNKSFWQTMNKYLDLSLFKHRGFLIYLSGNVIMFIGFFAPIVFLAPYAKHKGIDEYSAAFLLSILAFVDMFARPSMGLVANSKFIRPKIQYFFSFAVLYNGVCHILCPLATNYTGLVIYAVFFGFAFGMVSSVLFETLMDLVGAARFSSAVGLVTIVECCPVLIGPPLGGWLVDVTGEYQYMYFVCGVIVIVASIWLFIGNAINYRLLSKEKKLEDEKQKAQKNADSKEAEPLTNNENEDASSRADKALEDPSERETNI